In Leishmania braziliensis MHOM/BR/75/M2904 complete genome, chromosome 14, the following are encoded in one genomic region:
- the INO1 gene encoding putative inositol-3-phosphate synthase — protein MPEVRVRSDKVRYTPDAIETQYDYTTTRVSCDAKGVVEVVPVIHRLMFRTERKVPRVGVMLVGWCGNNGTTVTAGILANKMGLSWRTRRGMQSSNYFGSITQSSTINLGMTRDMHETFVPLKDLVPMVSPNDFVIGGWDCNSMNLGDAMRRAGVLEVQLQDALYEHMKELRPLPAIFDIEFVAANQKERANNVLVVRDRWAAVEHVRNDIRQFKAANHLDKVLVLWTANTERFSEYRDGIHDTADNLLAAVKRNETEVAPSALYAIAAILEKCSFINGAPQNTLCPGVVEMARTANVFVGGDDFKSGQTKLKSALIEFFVGAGIKPECIASYNHLGNNDGYNLSSPKQFSSKEITKSNVVDDMIRSNSVLFPKGTPKPDHCIVIKYLPYVGDSKRAMDEYTFSIFMGGQQTVVLHNTCEDSLLAAPLIIDLLVLTELMERVTISASDGLQSPPPASFEHMETVLSILSYLLKAPAVPDGTPVVNALNRQKAAIENVLRAMIGLPAESNMLLECRVPFIREEHVNGE, from the coding sequence ATGCCAGAGGTCCGCGTTAGGAGCGACAAGGTGCGGTACACGCCCGACGCGATCGAGACCCAGTATGACTACACGACGACGCGCGTGAGCTGCGACGCGAAGGGCGTAGTGGAGGTGGTGCCAGTGATACACCGACTGATGTTTCGCACAGAGCGCAAGGTgccgcgcgtgggtgtgATGCTGGTTGGCTGGTGCGGCAACAACGGCACAACGGTGACGGCCGGCATACTGGCCAACAAGATGGGCCTGTCGTGGCGCACGCGGCGCGGTATGCAGTCGTCCAACTACTTTGGCTCCATCACGCAGTCCAGCACCATCAACCTTGGCATGACGCGTGACATGCACGAGACCTTTGTGCCCCTCAAGGACTTGGTGCCGATGGTGTCGCCCAACGATTTCGTGATCGGCGGGTGGGACTGCAACAGCATGAACCTCGGCGACGCGATGCGGCGCGCCGGCGTGCTGGAGGTGCAGTTACAGGACGCGCTGTACGAGCACatgaaggagctgcgcccGCTGCCGGCCATCTTTGATATTGAATTCGTCGCGGCGAACCAGAAGGAGCGAGCGAACAACGTGCTGGTCGTGCGGGATCGCTGGGCCGCAGTGGAGCATGTGCGCAACGATATCCGTCAGTTCAAGGCAGCGAACCATCTGGACAaggtgctggtgctgtggACTGCCAATACGGAGCGCTTCAGCGAGTACCGAGACGGCATCCACGACACCGCCGACAAcctgctggcggcggtgaagcgTAATGAgacggaggtggcgccgtcCGCACTGTACGCAATTGCGGCAATTCTGGAGAAGTGCAGCTTCATCAACGGCGCGCCGCAGAACACGCTGTGCCCTGGGGTGGTGGAGATGGCGCGCACGGCGAATGTCTTCGTTGGCGGTGACGACTTCAAGAGTGGGCAGACGAAGTTGAAGAGCGCGCTGATCGAGTTTTTTGTCGGCGCCGGCATCAAGCCCGAGTGCATCGCCAGCTACAACCACCTCGGCAACAACGACGGCTACAACCTGTCCAGTCCCAAGCAGTTTTCCTCGAAAGAGATTACCAAGAGCAACGTAGTGGACGACATGATCAGGTCCAACTCGGTCCTCTTTCCCAAGGGCACGCCGAAGCCGGACCACTGCATCGTCATCAAGTACCTACCCTACGTTGGCGACAGCAAGCGGGCCATGGACGAGTACACTTTCTCCATCTTCATGGGTGGCCAGCAGACAGTTGTGCTGCACAACACCTGCGAGGACTCGCTgctcgcagcgccgctcaTCATTGACCTTCTCGTGCTCACCGAGCTCATGGAGCGCGTCACGAtcagcgccagcgacgggctgcagtcgccgccgccggcgtccTTCGAGCACATGGAGACGGTGCTGTCTATCCTTTCTTACCTACTCAAGGCGCCCGCCGTGCCCGATGGCACGCCGGTCGTCAACGCCCTTAATCGTCAGAAGGCGGCCATCGAGAACGTACTCCGCGCCATGATCGGACTACCGGCGGAGAGCAACATGCTACTCGAGTGTCGCGTTCCATTCATACGCGAGGAGCACGTCAACGGCGAGTGA